In one window of Denticeps clupeoides chromosome 2, fDenClu1.1, whole genome shotgun sequence DNA:
- the sult1st6 gene encoding sulfotransferase 1C2: MEELPSYTEAIEKAQGAIHRFPLIKVQGVPLMEHIAHNWSSIWAFRPDPSDILISTYPKAGTTWTQEIVDLLLNNGDAEVCKKAPIIARIPFLEIFSPPPIPSGLDLLKRMAPPRVIKTHLPLQLVPEGFWENKCKVIYVARNAKDNLVSYFHFDQMNLTQPEPGPWDQYIHKFMRGELAWGSWYDHVKGYWKEREKRNILYLFYEDMKENPHREVMRIMKYLDLSLPGDVIGRVVELTSFKAMKDNPMTNYSFIPKPVFDHSISPFMRKGEVGDWTNHFTPEQSQLFDEDYARQMEGTDIPFRTSI, translated from the exons ATGGAAGAGTTACCCTCATACACTGAAGCGATTGAGAAGGCGCAGGGTGCCATTCACCGCTTCCCGCtgattaaggtccagggggtcccTCTCATGGAGCACATCGCTCATAACTGGAGCTCCATCTGGGCCTTCAGGCCCGACCCCTCCGACATCCTCATTTCCACCTATCCCAAAGCAG GAACCACCTGGACCCAGGAGATCGTTGACCTGCTCCTGAATAACGGCGACGCTGAGGTCTGTAAGAAAGCTCCCATCATCGCTCGCATCCCGTTCCTGGAGATCTTCTCCCCGCCACCGATCCCATCAG GCCTGGACCTCCTCAAACGGATGGCCCCTCCCAGAGTCATTAAAACACACCTGCCGCTGCAGCTGGTGCCAGAGGGATTCTGGGAAAACAAATGCAAG GTGATCTACGTTGCTCGCAATGCTAAGGATAACCTGGTCAGCTACTTCCACTTCGACCAAATGAATCTGACCCAGCCAGAACCAGGACCCTGGGATCAGTACATCCACAAATTCATGAGAGGCGAAC TGGCCTGGGGCTCTTGGTACGACCATGTGAAAGGCTACTGGAAGGAGCGAGAGAAAAGGAACATCCTGTACCTTTTTTATGAGGACATGAAGGAG aaTCCTCATCGAGAGGTCATGCGCATCATGAAGTACTTGGACCTTTCCCTCCCTGGTGATGTCATCGGCCGTGTCGTAGAGCTGACTTCGTTCAAGGCCATGAAGGACAACCCCATGACCAACTACTCCTTCATTCCCAAGCCCGTGTTCGACCACTCCATCTCACCCTTTATGAGAAAAG GGGAGGTCGGAGACTGgaccaatcacttcactcctgAGCAGTCGCAGCTTTTCGATGAAGACTATGCCAGGCAGATGGAGGGGACTGACATTCCTTTTCGGACCAGCATCTAA
- the atp2a1l gene encoding ATPase sarcoplasmic/endoplasmic reticulum Ca2+ transporting 1, like isoform X1 — MDDAHTKAPAECLAYFNVNEATGLSPDQFKKNLAKYGHNELPAEERKSIWELVVEQFEDLLVRILLLAACISFVLAWFEEGEETVTAFVEPFVILLILIANAVVGVWQERNAESAIEALKEYEPEMGKVYRADRKSVQRIKAREIVPGDIVEVSVGDKVPADIRITGIRSTTLRVDQSILTGESVSVIKHTDPVPDPRAVNQDKKNMLFSGTNIAAGKAVGVCIATGVSTEIGKIRDQMAATEQEKTPLQQKLDEFGEQLSKVITLICIAVWMINIGHFNDPIHGGSWIRGAVYYFKIAVALAVAAIPEGLPAVITTCLALGTRRMAKKNAIVRSLPSVETLGCTSVICSDKTGTLTTNQMCVTKMFVISKVDGDHVNLDMFDISGSKYTPEGEVTQGGSRVKCGQYDGLVELATICALCNDSSLDFNESKGIYEKVGEATETALCCLVEKMNVFNTSVSSLSKVDRANACCSVVKQLMKKNFTLEFSRDRKSMSVYCTPTKGDGGSKMFVKGAPEGVIERCAYVRVGTTRVPLTNSVKDKIMAIIKEWGTGRDTLRCLALATRDTPLKVEEMNLEDSTRFIDYETDLTFVGCVGMLDPPRKEVTGSIQLCRAAGIRVVMITGDNKGTAVAICRRIGIFGEDEDVAGRAYTGREFDDLPHTEQSEAVRRACCYARVEPAHKSKIVEFLQGFDEITAMTGDGVNDAPALKKAEIGIAMGSGTAVAKTASEMVLADDNFSSIVAAVEEGRAIYNNMKQFIRYLISSNVGEVVCIFLTAALGLPEALIPVQLLWVNLVTDGLPATALGFNPPDLDIMDKPPRSPKEPLISGWLFFRYMAIGGYVGAATVGAAAYWFLYDPEGPGVTYHQLSHFMQCHDENENFTDVECEVFEAAPPMTMALSVLVTIEMCNALNSLSENQSLLRMPPWSNGWLLSAMTLSMSLHFMIIYVDPLPMIFKLTHLNVDQWLMVLKLSFPVILIDEVLKFAARNYVEGTEIKI, encoded by the exons ATGGACGACGCGCACACCAAGGCGCCGGCAGAATGCCTGGCCTACTTCAACGTGAACGAGGCCACGGGGCTCAGCCCAGACCAGTTCAAGAAGAACCTGGCCAAGTATGGCCACAACG AGCTCCCAGCTGAGGAGA GAAAGTCCATTTGGGAGCTGGTTGTTGAGCAGTTTGAGGATCTGCTGGTCAGGATTCTGCTTCTGGCTGCTTGCATTTCCTTC GTGCTGGCCTGGTTTGAGGAAGGCGAGGAGACCGTCACTGCGTTTGTCGAGCCCTTTGTCATCCTTCTTATTCTCATTGCAAACGCTGTCGTCGGCGTGTGGCAG GAACGTAACGCTGAGAGTGCCATTGAGGCCCTGAAGGAGTATGAGCCAGAGATGGGAAAAGTTTACCGTGCTGACAGAAAGAGCGTCCAGAGGATCAAGGCCAGAGAGATTGTCCCCGGAGACATTGTTGAGGTGTCCG TTGGTGACAAAGTCCCAGCTGACATCAGGATCACCGGCATCCGCTCCACCACCCTTCGCGTTGACCAGTCCATCCTCACCG GTGAGTCCGTCAGTGTGATCAAGCACACCGATCCGGTCCCTGACCCCAGAGCTGTCAACCAGGACAAGAAGAACATGCTTTTCTCT GGCACCAACATTGCCGCAGGAAAGGCCGTTGGCGTTTGCATTGCCACCGGTGTCTCCACTGAGATTGGTAAGATCCGTGACCAGATGGCCGCCACCGAACAGGAGAAGACCCCCCTGCAGCAGAAACTGGACGAGTTTGGCGAGCAGCTGTCAAAGGTCATCACCCTCATCTGCATCGCTGTGTGGATGATCAACATCGGACACTTCAACGATCCCATCCATGGAGGCTCCTGGATCCGTGGCGCTGTCTACTACTTCAAGATCGCTGTCGCCCTGGCTGTGGCTGCCATCCCCGAGG GTCTGCCCGCTGTCATCACCACCTGTCTGGCTCTGGGCACCCGTCGTATGGCCAAGAAGAACGCCATTGTTCGCTCCCTGCCCTCTGTGGAGACCTTGGGCTGCACTTCAGTCATCTGCTCCGACAAGACTGGCACCCTCACCACCAACCAGATGTGTGTAACCAAG atgttCGTCATTAGCAAAGTTGATGGCGATCATGTTAACCTGGACATGTTTGACATCTCTGGCTCCAAGTACACCCCTGAAGGAGAAGT CACTCAGGGTGGGTCTCGTGTGAAGTGTGGGCAATATGACGGTCTGGTTGAACTGGCCACCATCTGCGCTCTGTGCAACGACTCCTCACTGGACTTCAACGAG TCTAAGGGTATCTATGAAAAGGTGGGCGAGGCTACAGAGACTGCCCTGTGCTGCCTTGTGGagaaaatgaatgttttcaACACCAGCGTGAGCAGCCTGTCCAAGGTGGATAGGGCCAACGCCTGCTGCTCT GTGGTCAAGCAGCTTATGAAGAAGAACTTCACCCTGGAATTCTCCCGTGATAGGAAATCCATGTCCGTGTACTGCACCCCAACTAAGGGCGATGGTGGCAGCAAGATGTTTGTGAAG GGTGCCCCAGAAGGTGTCATTGAAAGGTGTGCATACGTGCGTGTTGGCACCACTCGCGTGCCTCTGACCAACTCCGTTAAAGACAAGATCATGGCCATTATTAAAGAGTGGGGCACTGGCCGTGACACCCTGCGTTGCCTGGCCCTGGCCACCCGTGACACCCCCCTGAAGGTCGAGGAGATGAACCTTGAGGACTCCACCAGATTCATTGACTATGAG ACTGACCTGACCTTCGTTGGCTGTGTGGGTATGCTGGATCCCCCTCGTAAGGAGGTCACTGGCTCCATTCAACTGTGCAGGGCTGCTGGAATCCGTGTCGTCATGATCACTG GTGACAACAAGGGCACTGCCGTTGCCATCTGCCGTCGTATTGGAATCTttggtgaggatgaggatgtgGCTGGTCGCGCCTACACTGGACGTGAGTTTGACGACCTGCCCCACACCGAGCAGAGCGAAGCCGTCCGCCGCGCTTGTTGTTACGCCCGCGTTGAGCCCGCACACAAAAGCAAGATTGTTGAGTTCCTGCAGGGCTTTGACGAGATTACTGCCATG ACCGGTGATGGTGTGAACGATGCCCCCGCCCTGAAGAAGGCCGAGATTGGCATCGCCATGGGCTCTGGCACTGCCGTTGCCAAGACAGCCTCTGAGATGGTCCTGGCTGACGACAACTTCTCTAGCATTGTGGCTGCTGTAGAGGAGGGTAGAGCCATCTACAACAACATGAAGCAGTTCATCCGCTACCTCATTTCCTCCAACGTGGGTGAGGTTGTCTG TATTTTCCTGACTGCTGCTCTGGGCTTGCCCGAGGCTCTGATCCCAGTTCAGCTGCTGTGGGTGAACCTGGTCACTGACGGTCTGCCTGCTACTGCCCTTGGCTTCAACCCCCCTGATCTGGACATCATGGACAAGCCCCCCCGTTCCCCCAAAGAGCCCCTGATCTCCGGCTGGCTGTTCTTCAGATACATGGCCATTGGAG GATATGTTGGTGCTGCCACCGTTGGTGCTGCAGCCTACTGGTTCCTGTACGACCCTGAGGGCCCCGGTGTTACCTACCACCAACTG TCCCACTTCATGCAGTGCCATGATGAGAATGAAAATTTCACTGATGTTGAATGCGAGGTATTTGAGGCTGCACCACCCATGACCATGGCCTTGTCTGTGCTGGTCACGATTGAGATGTGCAATGCCCTGAACAG CCTGTCTGAGAACCAGTCTCTGCTGCGCatgcccccctggagcaatggCTGGCTGTTGTCCGCAATGACCCTCTCCATGTCCCTCCACTTCATGATCATCTACGTGGATCCCCTGCCT ATGATCTTCAAGCTCACCCATCTGAACGTGGATCAGTGGTTAATGGTGTTGAAGCTGTCCTTCCCTGTCATCCTCATTGATGAAGTGCTGAAGTTTGCAGCTCGTAACTACGTCGAGG GTACTGAAATTAAAATCTAA
- the atp2a1l gene encoding ATPase sarcoplasmic/endoplasmic reticulum Ca2+ transporting 1, like isoform X2, whose protein sequence is MDDAHTKAPAECLAYFNVNEATGLSPDQFKKNLAKYGHNELPAEERKSIWELVVEQFEDLLVRILLLAACISFVLAWFEEGEETVTAFVEPFVILLILIANAVVGVWQERNAESAIEALKEYEPEMGKVYRADRKSVQRIKAREIVPGDIVEVSVGDKVPADIRITGIRSTTLRVDQSILTGESVSVIKHTDPVPDPRAVNQDKKNMLFSGTNIAAGKAVGVCIATGVSTEIGKIRDQMAATEQEKTPLQQKLDEFGEQLSKVITLICIAVWMINIGHFNDPIHGGSWIRGAVYYFKIAVALAVAAIPEGLPAVITTCLALGTRRMAKKNAIVRSLPSVETLGCTSVICSDKTGTLTTNQMCVTKMFVISKVDGDHVNLDMFDISGSKYTPEGEVTQGGSRVKCGQYDGLVELATICALCNDSSLDFNESKGIYEKVGEATETALCCLVEKMNVFNTSVSSLSKVDRANACCSVVKQLMKKNFTLEFSRDRKSMSVYCTPTKGDGGSKMFVKGAPEGVIERCAYVRVGTTRVPLTNSVKDKIMAIIKEWGTGRDTLRCLALATRDTPLKVEEMNLEDSTRFIDYETDLTFVGCVGMLDPPRKEVTGSIQLCRAAGIRVVMITGDNKGTAVAICRRIGIFGEDEDVAGRAYTGREFDDLPHTEQSEAVRRACCYARVEPAHKSKIVEFLQGFDEITAMTGDGVNDAPALKKAEIGIAMGSGTAVAKTASEMVLADDNFSSIVAAVEEGRAIYNNMKQFIRYLISSNVGEVVCIFLTAALGLPEALIPVQLLWVNLVTDGLPATALGFNPPDLDIMDKPPRSPKEPLISGWLFFRYMAIGGYVGAATVGAAAYWFLYDPEGPGVTYHQLSHFMQCHDENENFTDVECEVFEAAPPMTMALSVLVTIEMCNALNSLSENQSLLRMPPWSNGWLLSAMTLSMSLHFMIIYVDPLPMIFKLTHLNVDQWLMVLKLSFPVILIDEVLKFAARNYVEG, encoded by the exons ATGGACGACGCGCACACCAAGGCGCCGGCAGAATGCCTGGCCTACTTCAACGTGAACGAGGCCACGGGGCTCAGCCCAGACCAGTTCAAGAAGAACCTGGCCAAGTATGGCCACAACG AGCTCCCAGCTGAGGAGA GAAAGTCCATTTGGGAGCTGGTTGTTGAGCAGTTTGAGGATCTGCTGGTCAGGATTCTGCTTCTGGCTGCTTGCATTTCCTTC GTGCTGGCCTGGTTTGAGGAAGGCGAGGAGACCGTCACTGCGTTTGTCGAGCCCTTTGTCATCCTTCTTATTCTCATTGCAAACGCTGTCGTCGGCGTGTGGCAG GAACGTAACGCTGAGAGTGCCATTGAGGCCCTGAAGGAGTATGAGCCAGAGATGGGAAAAGTTTACCGTGCTGACAGAAAGAGCGTCCAGAGGATCAAGGCCAGAGAGATTGTCCCCGGAGACATTGTTGAGGTGTCCG TTGGTGACAAAGTCCCAGCTGACATCAGGATCACCGGCATCCGCTCCACCACCCTTCGCGTTGACCAGTCCATCCTCACCG GTGAGTCCGTCAGTGTGATCAAGCACACCGATCCGGTCCCTGACCCCAGAGCTGTCAACCAGGACAAGAAGAACATGCTTTTCTCT GGCACCAACATTGCCGCAGGAAAGGCCGTTGGCGTTTGCATTGCCACCGGTGTCTCCACTGAGATTGGTAAGATCCGTGACCAGATGGCCGCCACCGAACAGGAGAAGACCCCCCTGCAGCAGAAACTGGACGAGTTTGGCGAGCAGCTGTCAAAGGTCATCACCCTCATCTGCATCGCTGTGTGGATGATCAACATCGGACACTTCAACGATCCCATCCATGGAGGCTCCTGGATCCGTGGCGCTGTCTACTACTTCAAGATCGCTGTCGCCCTGGCTGTGGCTGCCATCCCCGAGG GTCTGCCCGCTGTCATCACCACCTGTCTGGCTCTGGGCACCCGTCGTATGGCCAAGAAGAACGCCATTGTTCGCTCCCTGCCCTCTGTGGAGACCTTGGGCTGCACTTCAGTCATCTGCTCCGACAAGACTGGCACCCTCACCACCAACCAGATGTGTGTAACCAAG atgttCGTCATTAGCAAAGTTGATGGCGATCATGTTAACCTGGACATGTTTGACATCTCTGGCTCCAAGTACACCCCTGAAGGAGAAGT CACTCAGGGTGGGTCTCGTGTGAAGTGTGGGCAATATGACGGTCTGGTTGAACTGGCCACCATCTGCGCTCTGTGCAACGACTCCTCACTGGACTTCAACGAG TCTAAGGGTATCTATGAAAAGGTGGGCGAGGCTACAGAGACTGCCCTGTGCTGCCTTGTGGagaaaatgaatgttttcaACACCAGCGTGAGCAGCCTGTCCAAGGTGGATAGGGCCAACGCCTGCTGCTCT GTGGTCAAGCAGCTTATGAAGAAGAACTTCACCCTGGAATTCTCCCGTGATAGGAAATCCATGTCCGTGTACTGCACCCCAACTAAGGGCGATGGTGGCAGCAAGATGTTTGTGAAG GGTGCCCCAGAAGGTGTCATTGAAAGGTGTGCATACGTGCGTGTTGGCACCACTCGCGTGCCTCTGACCAACTCCGTTAAAGACAAGATCATGGCCATTATTAAAGAGTGGGGCACTGGCCGTGACACCCTGCGTTGCCTGGCCCTGGCCACCCGTGACACCCCCCTGAAGGTCGAGGAGATGAACCTTGAGGACTCCACCAGATTCATTGACTATGAG ACTGACCTGACCTTCGTTGGCTGTGTGGGTATGCTGGATCCCCCTCGTAAGGAGGTCACTGGCTCCATTCAACTGTGCAGGGCTGCTGGAATCCGTGTCGTCATGATCACTG GTGACAACAAGGGCACTGCCGTTGCCATCTGCCGTCGTATTGGAATCTttggtgaggatgaggatgtgGCTGGTCGCGCCTACACTGGACGTGAGTTTGACGACCTGCCCCACACCGAGCAGAGCGAAGCCGTCCGCCGCGCTTGTTGTTACGCCCGCGTTGAGCCCGCACACAAAAGCAAGATTGTTGAGTTCCTGCAGGGCTTTGACGAGATTACTGCCATG ACCGGTGATGGTGTGAACGATGCCCCCGCCCTGAAGAAGGCCGAGATTGGCATCGCCATGGGCTCTGGCACTGCCGTTGCCAAGACAGCCTCTGAGATGGTCCTGGCTGACGACAACTTCTCTAGCATTGTGGCTGCTGTAGAGGAGGGTAGAGCCATCTACAACAACATGAAGCAGTTCATCCGCTACCTCATTTCCTCCAACGTGGGTGAGGTTGTCTG TATTTTCCTGACTGCTGCTCTGGGCTTGCCCGAGGCTCTGATCCCAGTTCAGCTGCTGTGGGTGAACCTGGTCACTGACGGTCTGCCTGCTACTGCCCTTGGCTTCAACCCCCCTGATCTGGACATCATGGACAAGCCCCCCCGTTCCCCCAAAGAGCCCCTGATCTCCGGCTGGCTGTTCTTCAGATACATGGCCATTGGAG GATATGTTGGTGCTGCCACCGTTGGTGCTGCAGCCTACTGGTTCCTGTACGACCCTGAGGGCCCCGGTGTTACCTACCACCAACTG TCCCACTTCATGCAGTGCCATGATGAGAATGAAAATTTCACTGATGTTGAATGCGAGGTATTTGAGGCTGCACCACCCATGACCATGGCCTTGTCTGTGCTGGTCACGATTGAGATGTGCAATGCCCTGAACAG CCTGTCTGAGAACCAGTCTCTGCTGCGCatgcccccctggagcaatggCTGGCTGTTGTCCGCAATGACCCTCTCCATGTCCCTCCACTTCATGATCATCTACGTGGATCCCCTGCCT ATGATCTTCAAGCTCACCCATCTGAACGTGGATCAGTGGTTAATGGTGTTGAAGCTGTCCTTCCCTGTCATCCTCATTGATGAAGTGCTGAAGTTTGCAGCTCGTAACTACGTCGAGG GCTAA
- the LOC114784644 gene encoding probable vesicular acetylcholine transporter-A, translated as METEATGGLASTAAEKLSEMGQRTKRLGAAMQDPRRQRRLVLVIVCVALLLDNMLYMVIVPIIPDYLADLRTHDLALLGPNSSAQGAKENLDVKIGVLFASKAILQLLVNPLSGTFIDRVGYDLPLLIGLTVMFLSTCVFAFAENYATLFVARSLQGLGSAFADTSGLAMIADKYTEEEERSRALGIALAFISFGSLVAPPFGGILYEFAGKRVPFLVLAAVCLADGLLFLSVIQSFSSRTRDNIPVGTPIYRLMADPYIAVVAGALTVCNIPLAFLEPTIANWMERTMHATQWEMGLTWLPAFFPHVLGVYVTVKLAARYPNLQWFYGALGMVVIGASSCTVPACTSFGQLVLPLCGICFGIALVDTALLPTLAFLVDVRHASVYGSVYAIADISYSVAYALGPVAAGQIVHSLGFAQLNLAMGLANVLYAPALLLLRHVCQMKASHSERNVLLEEGPQGLYDTIRMEERRAGERPVGEEDESPSPENS; from the coding sequence ATGGAGACGGAGGCCACCGGGGGTCTGGCGAGCACCGCCGCGGAGAAGCTCTCCGAGATGGGCCAGAGAACTAAGCGGCTGGGCGCGGCCATGCAGGACCCGCGCCGGCAGCGGCGGCTCGTCCTGGTGATCGTGTGCGTGGCGCTGCTCCTGGACAACATGCTGTACATGGTCATCGTGCCCATCATCCCCGACTACCTGGCCGACCTGAGGACGCACGACCTCGCGCTTCTGGGGCCCAATTCGAGCGCCCAGGGCGCCAAGGAGAACCTGGACGTGAAGATCGGGGTCCTGTTCGCGTCGAAGGCGATCCTGCAGCTCCTGGTCAACCCGCTGTCCGGGACCTTCATCGACCGCGTGGGCTACGACCTCCCGCTGCTGATCGGGCTCACGGTGATGTTCCTGTCCACCTGCGTGTTCGCCTTCGCGGAGAACTACGCCACGCTGTTCGTGGCGCGCAGCCTGCAGGGTCTCGGCTCGGCGTTCGCGGACACGTCGGGCCTCGCCATGATCGCGGACAAGTacacggaggaggaggagcgcagCCGCGCGCTGGGCATCGCCCTGGCCTTCATCTCCTTCGGGAGCCTGGTGGCGCCGCCGTTCGGGGGGATCCTGTACGAGTTCGCGGGGAAGAGGGTCCCGTTCCTGGTGCTGGCCGCCGTGTGCCTGGCGGacggcctcctcttcctcagcgtCATCCAGTCGTTCTCCAGCAGGACCCGCGACAACATCCCCGTGGGCACCCCTATATACAGGCTCATGGCGGACCCCTACATCGCCGTGGTGGCGGGGGCCCTGACCGTGTGCAACATCCCCCTGGCCTTCCTGGAGCCCACCATCGCCAACTGGATGGAGAGGACCATGCACGCCACGCAGTGGGAGATGGGCCTGACCTGGCTGCCCGCATTCTTCCCGCACGTGCTGGGCGTCTACGTCACCGTCAAGCTCGCCGCCAGATACCCCAACCTGCAGTGGTTCTACGGGGCGCTGGGCATGGTGGTGATCGGCGCCAGCTCGTGCACGGTGCCCGCCTGCACGAGCTTCGGGCAGCTCGTCCTGCCGCTGTGCGGCATCTGCTTCGGCATCGCGCTGGTGGACACGGCCCTGCTGCCCACGCTGGCCTTCCTGGTGGACGTGCGCCACGCGTCCGTGTACGGCAGCGTGTACGCCATCGCGGACATCTCGTACTCCGTGGCGTACGCCCTGGGGCCCGTGGCGGCGGGCCAGATCGTGCACAGCCTGGGCTTCGCGCAGCTCAACCTGGCCATGGGCCTGGCCAACGTCCTGTACGCgccggcgctgctgctgctgcgccaCGTGTGCCAGATGAAGGCCTCCCACTCGGAGAGGAACGTGCTGCTGGAGGAGGGTCCGCAGGGCCTGTACGACACCATCAGGATGGAGGAGCGCCGGGCCGGGGAGAGGCCCGTGGGCGAGGAGGACGAGTCCCCGAGTCCCGAGAACAGTTGA